One segment of Pleomorphomonas sp. PLEO DNA contains the following:
- the purH gene encoding bifunctional phosphoribosylaminoimidazolecarboxamide formyltransferase/IMP cyclohydrolase, which yields MAGHPDRVAPKRALLSVSDKTGLVELARALADRGVELLTTGGSKRLLSEAGIPVTEVADFTGFPEIMDGRVKTLHPKVHGGLLAVRDDAGHKQAMADHGILPIDILVVNLYPFEETIARGAGYDETIENIDIGGPAMIRAASKNHAYVTVLVEPADYEAVIVEMDQGGVTFETRRRLAAKAYARTGAYDAAISGWFASVLGGKTGDFVAIGGKLAEDMRYGENPHQWACFYRSTEIRPGVSTATQLQGKVLSYNNINDTDAAFELVAEFDRAVPAVAIIKHANPCGVATGATLLEAYTKAHRCDPVSAYGGIVALNGTLDADTAKKIVEIFTEVIIAPSATDEAIAIVGAKKNLRLLVTGGLPDPKAPGITAKTVAGGLLVQSRDNGVVTAADLKVVTKRAPTETELADLLLAFKVCKHVKSNAIVYVKDGATAGIGAGQMNRVDSSRIAAIRAGEAAETAGLTESLAKGSVVASDAFFPFADGLESAIAAGATAAIQPGGSIHDAEVIAAADKAGIAMVFTGMRHFRH from the coding sequence ATGGCTGGCCATCCCGATCGCGTCGCCCCCAAGCGCGCGCTGCTTTCCGTTTCCGACAAGACGGGCCTCGTCGAGCTCGCCCGTGCCCTCGCGGACCGTGGCGTCGAGCTCCTGACCACCGGCGGCTCAAAGAGGCTGCTGAGCGAGGCCGGCATTCCCGTCACGGAAGTGGCCGATTTCACCGGCTTCCCCGAGATCATGGACGGTCGCGTCAAGACACTGCATCCCAAGGTGCATGGCGGCCTTCTCGCCGTTCGGGACGACGCAGGCCACAAGCAGGCGATGGCCGATCACGGCATCCTTCCGATCGACATCCTGGTGGTCAATCTCTACCCGTTCGAGGAGACGATTGCGCGCGGTGCCGGCTATGACGAGACCATCGAGAACATCGATATCGGTGGCCCGGCGATGATCCGCGCCGCCTCCAAGAACCATGCCTACGTCACGGTTCTGGTCGAGCCGGCCGACTATGAGGCGGTGATCGTCGAGATGGACCAGGGGGGCGTCACCTTCGAGACCCGCCGCCGTCTCGCCGCCAAGGCCTATGCGCGCACCGGCGCCTATGACGCGGCGATTTCCGGTTGGTTCGCCAGCGTGCTCGGCGGCAAGACCGGCGATTTCGTCGCCATCGGCGGCAAGCTTGCCGAGGACATGCGCTACGGCGAGAATCCGCACCAGTGGGCCTGTTTCTACCGCTCGACGGAAATCCGCCCCGGCGTTTCCACGGCGACGCAGCTGCAGGGCAAGGTGCTGAGCTACAACAACATCAACGACACCGACGCCGCTTTCGAGCTGGTGGCCGAGTTCGATCGGGCGGTACCGGCCGTCGCCATCATCAAGCACGCCAATCCCTGTGGCGTTGCCACTGGTGCGACGCTTCTTGAAGCCTATACCAAGGCGCATCGCTGCGACCCGGTCTCGGCCTATGGCGGCATCGTGGCGCTGAACGGCACGCTCGACGCCGATACGGCCAAGAAGATCGTTGAGATATTCACCGAGGTGATCATTGCGCCCTCGGCCACCGACGAAGCGATCGCCATCGTCGGTGCCAAGAAGAACCTGCGTCTCCTGGTCACCGGCGGGTTGCCCGATCCGAAGGCGCCCGGCATCACGGCCAAGACGGTGGCCGGCGGCCTGTTGGTCCAGTCGCGCGACAACGGCGTGGTTACCGCCGCCGACCTCAAGGTGGTGACCAAGCGGGCGCCGACGGAAACCGAACTTGCCGACCTCCTGCTGGCTTTCAAGGTTTGCAAGCACGTCAAATCCAACGCCATTGTCTACGTGAAGGACGGCGCGACCGCCGGCATTGGCGCCGGCCAGATGAACCGCGTCGATTCCTCGCGCATCGCCGCCATTCGTGCTGGCGAAGCGGCTGAGACGGCTGGGCTTACGGAATCGCTTGCCAAGGGTTCAGTGGTCGCCTCCGATGCCTTCTTCCCCTTCGCCGACGGCCTTGAATCGGCGATTGCCGCTGGTGCGACCGCCGCCATCCAGCCGGGTGGTTCCATCCACGACGCCGAGGTGATTGCCGCCGCCGACAAGGCCGGCATCGCCATGGTGTTCACCGGCATGCGGCACTTCCGGCACTAA
- a CDS encoding PepSY domain-containing protein, which produces MKTALIAAAFAVMLTPIAAFADDENAKCTDAAKDTWLTIDAIKAKAEAAGYSKIKKVKVEGSCYEVYAFDKNGKKAEVLFNPSTGEKAGDEAGQN; this is translated from the coding sequence ATGAAGACCGCTTTGATCGCCGCCGCTTTCGCTGTCATGCTCACCCCTATCGCCGCTTTCGCCGATGATGAGAACGCCAAGTGCACCGATGCTGCCAAGGACACCTGGCTCACCATCGATGCCATCAAGGCCAAGGCCGAGGCCGCCGGTTACAGCAAGATCAAAAAGGTGAAGGTGGAAGGTAGCTGCTACGAGGTTTACGCCTTCGACAAGAATGGCAAGAAGGCTGAAGTGCTGTTCAATCCGTCCACCGGCGAGAAGGCCGGCGACGAGGCGGGCCAGAACTGA